The Bradyrhizobium sp. CCGB01 genome segment GCCCTCTTCGCGCGACAGCGTGCGGCGGATGCGGCGCACCGCCTCCTTGGTCGCTTCCAGCGTGAGCGGCGCGTGGCTCGCGACGAGCTTTGCGGTCTCGTCGGCACGGCGCTGCAGCGTCTCGACGTCGGGGACGACCTCGTTGAGCAGGCCGAGCGACAGCGCTTCCTGCGCCTCGACGAGGCGCGCCTTGAAGATCAGATCCTTGGTGCGGGCCGGACCGACCAGCGAGACGACACGGCTGATGTTGGACATCGACAGGCAGTTGCCGAGCGTGCGTGCGATCGGAAAGCCGATGCGCGTCGTCTCGGTTCCGATGCGAAGGTCGCAGCAGGCCGCAATGCCGGCGCCGCCGCCGGTGCAGGCGCCCGCGATCGCCGCGATCACGGGCACGCGGCACTGCTCGAGCGTGCCGAGCACGCGGTCGATGCGGGCCTCGTAGTCGAGCGCGTCCTGCGCGGTTTTGAACGCACGAAACTGAGAAATGTCGGTGCCGGAGGCGAACGCCTTGTCGCCGGCGCCGGTCAGGATCAGCGCCTTGATCGAGCGGTCGGCGTTGATCTCCTGGCAGATCTCCGCCATGCGGTCATACATGGCGAAGGTCATGGCGTTGCGCGCCTGGGGGCGGTTGAAGGTGATCCGCGCGATGCCGTCCGTGACGGAGTAGAGCAGGTCTTCGTTAGCGGTCGTCGGTGCGTTCATCGCGCGCTCACTTCTTCTTCAAATTAGATAGATCAAGCCACCTGGGCCTTTAAGCTACCTGGGCCTTGGCCATCGGCACCACGTCGCGTCCCTTCAGGACGTCCATGGCCGCCAAGACGCCGCCGCTCCGATGCGGGATCTTTGCAAGATCCAGGCCCATCTCGACGCCGGCGAGCGTACCCATCAGCATCAGGTCGTTGAAATGGCCGATATGGCCGATGCGGAACACCTTGCCCTTGACCTTGTTCAGGCCGGTGCCGAGCGACATGTCGAAGTTTTCGAGCACAACCTTGCGGAAGGCGTCGGCGTCGTGGCCGTCGGGCACGCGCACGCCGGTCAGCGCCGGCGAATGCGCGGCGGGATCGGCGCACTGTGTCTCCAGGCCCCAGACCTTGGCTGCGGCACGCGTCGCAGCGCTATGGCGCTTGTGGCGGGTCCAGACGTTCTCCAACCCTTCTTCTTCCAGCATCTTGACCGCTTCGCGCAGGCCGTAGAGCAGATTGGTCGCGGGCGTATAGGGGAAGGTGCCGAGCTTGTTGAAGCTAATGACCTCCTGCCAGTCCCAATAGGAGCGCATTCCGGGGTTGGCCTTGGCGACGGCCAGCGCCTTCTCCGAAACGGCGTTGAAGCCGAGGCCCGGGGGCAGCATCAGGCCCTTCTGCGAGCCCGCGACCGAGACGTCGATGCCCCACGCATCGTGCTCATACTCCATCGAGCCGAGGCCGGAGATGGTGTCGACCATCAACAGCGCCGGATGCTTGACGCGGTCGAGCAGCTTGCGCACTTCGAGCGGCGGCGTCACGCAGCCGGTCGAGGTCTCGTTGTGGACGACGCAGACCGCCTTGATCGTGTGCTGCTTGTCGGCGACAAGACGCTTCTCGATCTCGGCGAGATCGGCGCCATGGCGCCAGTCGCTCGGGATGAAGTCGACCTCGAGCTTGAACTTGTCGGCGATGCCGCGCCACAGCACGGCGAACTGGCCGGTTTCACACATCAGGACCTTGTCGCCGGGCGCGAACACGTTGACCATCGCCGCTTCCCAGGCGCCGGTGCCGGACGAGGGGAAGATGATCACGGGCTGCTGGGTGCGGAACACGCGCTGCATCGAGGCGAGAACCGCGAAACCGAGCTCGGCGAACTCCGGACCGCGATGATCCAGCGTCGGCATGTCCATCGCCCGCAGCACCCGGTCGGGCACGTTGGTCGGTCCTGGAATCTGTAAGAAATGCCTTCCAGTGTGCACGGTCATCGGCGTCCTTCCCGTCTAGCCTTGGTTTTGATGGCCGCCGAATAGCACCATTTGACCGGCTTGTCCCCTCTCCTAAGGGCGTCTTCCATGCATTACCGGCGGCCCTCGCCCTGGCCCGCTCCCCTTACTCCGCGGCGACCACCTTTCCGGTCGGCAGGCGCTCCTCGGCCTCCGCGAACGGGCGCTCCGGATGCATCAAGAAGGCCGAGAAGCCGCCGAGCAGCAGCAGCCCCATCGACATCAGGAACGGCAGGTACCAGTTGCCGGTCGAGTCGATCACAAAACCGGCAACGAGCGGGGACACGATGGCGGCGAAGGCCGAGCCGGTGTTCATGAGGCCCGAGGCGGTCCCGGAATATTTCGGGGCGATATCCATCGGGATCGACCACATCGGGCCGATCACCAGTTCGGCGCAGAAGAAGCCGGCCGACAGGCACAGCGCGACGATCGTGATGTCGTGGACGAACAGGATGGGAAACAGGGAGAGCAGCGCCCCCGTAAATCCCGCAACGGTCACGCTCAACCGGGCCAGACGGACATTGCCGGTGCGATCGAGGATCTTGTCGGAGAGCACGCCGCCGACGCTGTCGCCGACCACACCCGCGAAGAACACGCCGGAGGCAAACAGCGCCGAGTTCTTGATGTCGAGATTGTAGTTGTTCTTGAAGAACAGCGGCAGCCAGTTGAGGTAGAGCCACAGGCACCAGCCGTAGCAGAAATAGGTCAGCGTCACCGGCCACATGCGCCCGAGCAGCGGGCCCCATGGCACGCGCGGGCGCTCGCCGGTCGGGCGCGGCGGCAATGCGGCAAGCTCGGCCTCCGTGATGGAGGCGTGCTCCTTCGGCTCATTGCGGAAATACCAGACCCAGACGACGCCCCAAACGAGACTGACGAGGCCGAGCACGACGAACGCGCCGCGCCAGGTGAGCCACAGGATCAGGAGCGCGACCACCGGCGGCGTCACCGCGTTGCCGAGCCGGGCGAAGGAATGCGTCAGCCCCTGCGCGAAACCGCGGCGGTTCGCCGGCGTCCAGTATTGCATCGCGCGTGTTGCGGTCGGGAACGTCGCGCCCTCGCCGAAGCCGAGCGCGAAGCGCGCGACGAACAGCGCGGCAAGGCCGTTGACGAAGCCGGTCGAGATGGTGGCAACTGCCCAGACCATGCCGCACCAGAACAGCGTCTTGCGCGGCCCGAAGCGGTCGCCGACCCAGCCGCCGATCACCTGGAACAGCAGATAGGGATAGGCGAAGGCGGAGAAGACGAGGCCAAGCTGGGTGTTCGACAGACCCAGCTCCTTCTGGATCTCGCTCGCGGCGGTGCCGATGTTCACCCGGTCGACATAGGTGATGAAGTACATCGCGCAGAGCATCGCCAGCACGACATGCGTGGCCTTGAACCGAACTCCCATCTCCATCCTCCCCGATTTGTTGTTATGATTGTCGCCCGCCTGCCCCGCGCGATCTAAGTGCCGACCACCTTCAGATGCGGCGAGGCATTGCCCTGCGGGCGCTGCTCCAGAAGCTTCATCGCGACATCGACGCCGCCGGAGCGGTGCGGCACGCCCGCAACCGACAGGCCCATCTCGACGCCGGTGAGCGCGCCGAGCAGCGTCAGCGCGTTGCATTCGCCGAGATGGCCGATGCGGAAGACTTTTCCGGCCACCTTCGACAGGCCCGAGCCGAGCGACATGTTGTAATTGTCGAGCACGATCTTGCGGAACTGATCGGCGTCATGGCCCGGCGGCATCAGCACCGCGGTGAGCACCGGCGAGAACTCCGAGGGCTCCTGGCAGAGGATCTCGAGGCCCCAATGATTGACCGCCGCACGCGTCGCGGCAGCGAGCCGCTGATGCCGCGCGAACACGTTGTCGAGCCCCTCTTCGAGCAGCATCGCGATCGCCTCGCGCAGGCCGTAGAGCAGATTGGTCGCCGGCGTGTAGGGGAAGAAGCCGTTGGCGTTGGGCTTGAGCATTTCCTCCCAGTCGAAATAGGAGCGCGGCATCTTGTTGGTCTTCGCCGCCGCGCGGGCCTTTTCCGAGATCGCGTTGAAGCCGAGGCCGGGCGGCAACATGAACCCTTTCTGCGAGCAGCTGACGCTGACGTCGACCTTCCATTCGTCGTGGCGGTAGTCGACCGAACCGAGCGAGGAGATGGTGTCGACCATCAACAGCGCCGGATGCGAGGCGCGGTCGATTGCGGCACGGATCTCGGCGATGCGGCTGGTCGCGCCGGTCGAGGTCTCGTTGTGCACGACCATCACGGCCTTGATCGCGCGCGCCTTGTCCTCGGTGAGCCTCGCCTCGATCACGGCCGGATCGGCGCCGCGGCGCCAGTCGCCGGGCACGAAGTCGACCTCGATGCCGAAGCGGCCCGCCATCTGCCGCCACAGGGTGGCGAAATGGCCGGTCTCGATCATCAGCACCTTGTCGCCAGGCGACAGCGTGTTGACGATCGCGGCCTCCCAGGCGCCTGTCCCCGACGAGGGGAAGATGATGACCGGGCCCGTGGTCTGGAAAATCTTTTGGCTGCCTTCCAGGACAGTGCGGCCCAGCTCACCGAATTCCGCGCTCCGGTGGTCGATGACCGGCATGTCCATGGCGCGCAGGACGCGCTCGGGGACCGGGCTCGGGCCCGGAATCTGAAGGAAATGGCGTCCCTGATGCATGAAAACCTCCCTGTCGGCGGGTTCTGGCTGGCTCTGCTCGCTACTTTGCATTCATTTTTTGTCCTTTCAATCGATTTTTGGTATTCGATTGTGGACGTCGACGCGGTCAAATGGGCAAACTATTGTGCTGCAAATGAAATCCACGATTCCCGACACCGGGGTTCCGATCACCCCACCCGCCACAAATGGCGGCGACCGCCAGGAGGCCTCGCTTCACGGCGAGATCCTGCTGCGGCTGCGCGACTACGTGGTCGAGGGCAACATTCCCGACGGCGCGCGCGTTCCGGAGCGGCAGCTCTGCGAGATGCTCGGGATCTCCCGCACGCCGCTGCGCGAGGCCCTGAAAGTGCTCGCTGCGGAAGGCCTGA includes the following:
- a CDS encoding MFS transporter encodes the protein MGVRFKATHVVLAMLCAMYFITYVDRVNIGTAASEIQKELGLSNTQLGLVFSAFAYPYLLFQVIGGWVGDRFGPRKTLFWCGMVWAVATISTGFVNGLAALFVARFALGFGEGATFPTATRAMQYWTPANRRGFAQGLTHSFARLGNAVTPPVVALLILWLTWRGAFVVLGLVSLVWGVVWVWYFRNEPKEHASITEAELAALPPRPTGERPRVPWGPLLGRMWPVTLTYFCYGWCLWLYLNWLPLFFKNNYNLDIKNSALFASGVFFAGVVGDSVGGVLSDKILDRTGNVRLARLSVTVAGFTGALLSLFPILFVHDITIVALCLSAGFFCAELVIGPMWSIPMDIAPKYSGTASGLMNTGSAFAAIVSPLVAGFVIDSTGNWYLPFLMSMGLLLLGGFSAFLMHPERPFAEAEERLPTGKVVAAE
- a CDS encoding pyridoxal-phosphate-dependent aminotransferase family protein, with protein sequence MHQGRHFLQIPGPSPVPERVLRAMDMPVIDHRSAEFGELGRTVLEGSQKIFQTTGPVIIFPSSGTGAWEAAIVNTLSPGDKVLMIETGHFATLWRQMAGRFGIEVDFVPGDWRRGADPAVIEARLTEDKARAIKAVMVVHNETSTGATSRIAEIRAAIDRASHPALLMVDTISSLGSVDYRHDEWKVDVSVSCSQKGFMLPPGLGFNAISEKARAAAKTNKMPRSYFDWEEMLKPNANGFFPYTPATNLLYGLREAIAMLLEEGLDNVFARHQRLAAATRAAVNHWGLEILCQEPSEFSPVLTAVLMPPGHDADQFRKIVLDNYNMSLGSGLSKVAGKVFRIGHLGECNALTLLGALTGVEMGLSVAGVPHRSGGVDVAMKLLEQRPQGNASPHLKVVGT
- a CDS encoding alanine--glyoxylate aminotransferase family protein; this translates as MTVHTGRHFLQIPGPTNVPDRVLRAMDMPTLDHRGPEFAELGFAVLASMQRVFRTQQPVIIFPSSGTGAWEAAMVNVFAPGDKVLMCETGQFAVLWRGIADKFKLEVDFIPSDWRHGADLAEIEKRLVADKQHTIKAVCVVHNETSTGCVTPPLEVRKLLDRVKHPALLMVDTISGLGSMEYEHDAWGIDVSVAGSQKGLMLPPGLGFNAVSEKALAVAKANPGMRSYWDWQEVISFNKLGTFPYTPATNLLYGLREAVKMLEEEGLENVWTRHKRHSAATRAAAKVWGLETQCADPAAHSPALTGVRVPDGHDADAFRKVVLENFDMSLGTGLNKVKGKVFRIGHIGHFNDLMLMGTLAGVEMGLDLAKIPHRSGGVLAAMDVLKGRDVVPMAKAQVA
- a CDS encoding enoyl-CoA hydratase/isomerase family protein, with amino-acid sequence MNAPTTANEDLLYSVTDGIARITFNRPQARNAMTFAMYDRMAEICQEINADRSIKALILTGAGDKAFASGTDISQFRAFKTAQDALDYEARIDRVLGTLEQCRVPVIAAIAGACTGGGAGIAACCDLRIGTETTRIGFPIARTLGNCLSMSNISRVVSLVGPARTKDLIFKARLVEAQEALSLGLLNEVVPDVETLQRRADETAKLVASHAPLTLEATKEAVRRIRRTLSREEGEDLILKAYMSEDFREGMDAFLNKRTPNWKGR